Proteins encoded in a region of the Terriglobia bacterium genome:
- a CDS encoding 4-hydroxy-3-methylbut-2-enyl diphosphate reductase — protein MIWGDMSESNGLQGKVLLAFPRGFCAGVVRAIDIVNLALARFGLPLYVRREIVHNKYVVNELRQKGTIFIDHLEEVPPGNRVIFSAHGVSPEVRAEAQRRQLKVIDATCPLVTKVHLEAIKYAREGYTIILIGHADHDEVIGTLGEAPGSIRVLASAEEVDSLEVPDPDMVAYLTQTTLSLDDTRHIIERLRHRFPKIHGPSSEDICYATQNRQAAVLELAKKAEVILVVGSANSSNSRRLVEVAQSQGAPAYLIDDIESIRPGWLTGIRSVGLTAGASAPEGLVERVLRYLSAVGYPEVEIVGSISEDVEFALPPELARPERVPG, from the coding sequence ATGATTTGGGGCGACATGAGTGAGAGTAACGGTCTGCAGGGAAAAGTGTTGCTGGCATTCCCGCGCGGATTTTGTGCGGGAGTGGTCAGGGCGATCGATATCGTGAACCTTGCCCTGGCACGCTTCGGCCTGCCTCTTTACGTCAGACGCGAGATAGTCCACAACAAATATGTCGTCAACGAGTTGAGGCAGAAGGGTACGATTTTCATAGATCACCTCGAGGAGGTTCCGCCCGGAAACCGCGTTATTTTCAGCGCCCACGGGGTCTCTCCCGAGGTAAGAGCGGAGGCACAGCGACGCCAGCTGAAAGTCATCGACGCCACCTGCCCGCTTGTGACCAAAGTGCACCTGGAAGCGATCAAATATGCCCGTGAAGGCTACACCATTATCCTGATTGGCCACGCGGATCATGATGAAGTCATCGGCACACTCGGCGAAGCTCCGGGCTCCATCAGAGTCCTCGCTTCTGCCGAGGAAGTGGATAGCCTGGAGGTGCCGGACCCCGACATGGTGGCTTACCTGACCCAGACCACATTGAGCCTGGATGACACCAGGCACATTATCGAGCGGCTGAGACACAGATTTCCCAAGATCCACGGCCCGTCATCCGAAGATATCTGCTATGCGACCCAAAACCGACAGGCGGCTGTGCTCGAGTTGGCAAAGAAGGCGGAGGTCATTCTGGTTGTGGGTTCCGCCAACAGCTCCAACTCCCGTCGCCTGGTCGAAGTAGCTCAGAGCCAGGGAGCGCCCGCTTATCTCATCGACGATATCGAAAGCATCCGGCCCGGCTGGCTCACGGGAATTCGCAGCGTCGGCCTGACGGCGGGAGCCTCTGCGCCCGAAGGGCTCGTCGAAAGAGTGCTGCGTTATTTGAGCGCAGTCGGTTACCCTGAGGTCGAGATCGTGGGCAGTATCAGCGAAGATGTGGAGTTCGCACTGCCGCCCGAGCTGGCACGCCCGGAGAGGGTGCCCGGATGA
- a CDS encoding DMT family transporter, protein MKRYSALLVILGAALWGTDALFRRPLTGVLSPLTIVLLEHCVLSLVMLPVVLRFRSEFLHLSGRDYAALLFIALGGSVAATSLFTLAVKYGNPSVVILLQKTQPLFTVLLARIFLGERPARWFWPCFAAAIAGAYLMSTPDWHTGLPLNPGHPAIVLSAIAAAALWGSATVCGRCVVSKISTPFLTALRFLFALPALVILYYLQPGMQRGLPSGLSSVSGVVGMALIPGLAALLIYYKGLQSTIASIASICELAFPVTAVAVNWMILDVRLSGIQLLGSIVLIASVTVLACMHAREQNATAGPKLIRS, encoded by the coding sequence TTGAAGAGATATTCGGCACTGCTAGTGATCTTAGGGGCGGCGCTCTGGGGCACGGATGCTTTGTTCCGCCGTCCGCTGACGGGCGTGTTGTCTCCGCTGACGATCGTGCTGCTGGAGCACTGCGTCCTCTCCCTGGTGATGCTTCCCGTCGTACTCAGATTCCGCAGTGAGTTTCTCCATCTCAGCGGACGCGATTACGCAGCGCTGCTCTTCATCGCGCTCGGCGGGTCGGTCGCGGCCACAAGCTTGTTCACACTTGCAGTGAAATACGGCAACCCGAGCGTGGTCATCCTCCTGCAAAAGACGCAACCCCTGTTCACGGTGCTGCTGGCACGGATATTTCTGGGGGAACGCCCGGCGCGATGGTTCTGGCCATGCTTTGCCGCCGCCATAGCCGGCGCATATCTGATGTCGACTCCGGATTGGCATACGGGCCTCCCGCTGAACCCCGGCCACCCGGCGATTGTTCTGAGCGCGATCGCCGCCGCCGCGCTCTGGGGGAGTGCAACAGTTTGCGGCCGTTGCGTAGTGTCGAAGATCTCAACGCCATTTTTGACGGCGCTGCGTTTTCTCTTTGCCCTCCCCGCGCTCGTAATCCTCTACTACCTGCAACCTGGCATGCAACGCGGACTCCCGTCCGGTCTTTCCTCAGTTTCCGGTGTCGTCGGGATGGCACTGATCCCCGGTCTGGCCGCGCTGCTGATCTATTACAAAGGACTGCAGTCGACCATTGCCTCGATTGCCTCGATCTGTGAACTGGCTTTCCCGGTCACGGCTGTGGCCGTGAACTGGATGATCCTTGATGTCCGGCTGTCGGGTATTCAGCTTTTGGGCTCCATCGTCCTGATTGCTTCGGTAACTGTCCTGGCCTGTATGCACGCGCGCGAACAGAACGCAACGGCGGGCCCTAAGCTTATTCGCTCCTAG
- a CDS encoding tyrosine-type recombinase/integrase produces MRIAAKRAGLTGISPHVCRHTFASRLAMAGVDLRTIQELGRWASLAMVQRYSNISEGHKAEAIEKLSQGFTTTADAGEVVEIANRMKMPAR; encoded by the coding sequence TTGAGGATCGCTGCCAAGCGGGCCGGTCTTACGGGGATTTCTCCGCATGTCTGCCGCCATACTTTCGCCAGCCGCCTGGCAATGGCAGGCGTGGACCTGCGAACGATTCAGGAGTTGGGCCGATGGGCGAGTCTGGCAATGGTTCAGCGCTATTCGAACATCAGCGAAGGGCACAAGGCGGAGGCGATTGAAAAACTGTCTCAGGGTTTCACAACGACGGCCGATGCGGGCGAAGTCGTGGAGATTGCTAATCGTATGAAAATGCCGGCCAGATAG
- a CDS encoding DUF3854 domain-containing protein: MNLTRADLLALEKSYITPELALAAGLARVTSAEGAALVGRNGSGDYAGISFPNIWPGDPAPREFMLRVDHPELEAKADGTFREKTKYLAPPGRANLLYVPPGVTAGMLAEVSLPIIICEGAKKALALWRLATSEIGRPRFLPVAISGVWNWRGTVGREPGPDGVRRAVKGPIPDLARIPWQERSAYIVFDSDKHRNESVRAAERNLALELKSRGARMLIVDLRDLPGLDKTGADDFLAHPDGGPEALLHLIAGAKEFSPDLIGLMHNDYGNARRIASLYGDDLRYCHKLRKWLVWDGHRWAVDEEGLAEKHAKLAMLEFLRQAVEAKNEGAEGFARASLNQRMLRSALESAQTELTVAVE; this comes from the coding sequence ATGAATCTCACCAGAGCCGACCTCCTGGCTCTCGAGAAAAGCTACATCACTCCCGAACTCGCCCTGGCTGCCGGCCTGGCAAGGGTCACATCTGCTGAGGGTGCCGCGCTTGTCGGCAGGAACGGATCCGGAGACTACGCCGGAATCAGCTTTCCAAACATCTGGCCCGGCGACCCGGCACCACGCGAGTTCATGCTCCGCGTCGACCATCCGGAACTGGAAGCCAAGGCGGACGGTACGTTTCGTGAAAAGACGAAATACCTGGCGCCGCCCGGGCGTGCAAATCTGCTCTATGTCCCGCCAGGCGTGACAGCCGGGATGCTGGCGGAGGTGAGTCTCCCGATCATCATTTGCGAAGGGGCGAAGAAAGCGCTCGCACTCTGGAGGCTGGCGACTTCGGAAATTGGCAGGCCGCGTTTCCTTCCGGTCGCGATCAGTGGAGTGTGGAACTGGCGAGGGACGGTGGGGCGCGAACCCGGCCCCGACGGCGTGCGGCGGGCCGTCAAAGGACCTATCCCCGACCTTGCGCGGATTCCCTGGCAGGAGCGCTCAGCGTACATCGTCTTCGATAGCGACAAGCACCGAAACGAGTCCGTGCGCGCGGCCGAGCGCAACCTTGCATTGGAACTGAAATCCCGCGGCGCCCGCATGCTGATCGTGGACCTCCGCGACCTCCCGGGACTCGACAAAACCGGCGCAGACGATTTCCTGGCGCATCCGGATGGCGGACCAGAAGCGCTGCTGCATCTGATTGCCGGGGCTAAGGAGTTTTCGCCGGACCTGATCGGGCTCATGCACAACGACTATGGCAACGCCCGGAGGATTGCATCCCTCTACGGCGACGACCTGAGGTACTGCCACAAACTCAGGAAGTGGCTCGTGTGGGACGGTCACCGGTGGGCAGTGGACGAGGAAGGCCTTGCCGAGAAGCACGCGAAGCTCGCCATGCTCGAATTCCTGCGCCAGGCTGTCGAGGCGAAGAATGAAGGCGCAGAGGGCTTTGCGCGTGCCAGCCTGAACCAGCGCATGCTGAGAAGCGCGCTCGAATCGGCCCAGACCGAGCTCACAGTTGCAGTCGAGTAG